GGGCATTGAGCAGATACAGCTCGTTGCCCTTGGGCAGGGCATAGGCATCCGACAGGTTGGCCGTGCCGTCGCGCAGGGACTTCACCTCGCTGCCGAGCAGCTGCAGGCCCGCCTCGAGCTTCTCGTCCACCGAGTAGGCCGCGCGCGCCTTGCGGTTCTCGGTGATGATCCTCACCGCGGACGCGCCCCCTGCCCCTTTCGCCTTACCACCCGACATAAGTTGATGTTCCCCTAACCGCCCAGAGGCTGGTTGTCGATGAGCCGTGTCGCCCCACAGAAGGCGGCCACCAACAGACGCGCGGGCTGGCCGGGCCGGACAGAGGCCAGGGGGGTCAGCCGTTCCGCGTCGACCAGCTCCACATAGTCCTCCCGGAGGTCCGCGGCCCGCAGCTCCTCGCGGACCGCCTCCAGCAGCGCCGGCACCTCCCCGGTGCCCGCCTGGAACAGGGCCTGGGCCTTGCCCATCCCGCGCGAGATGGCGAGCGCCCGCTTGCGCTCGTCCGGCGAGAGGTAGGCATTGCGGGAGCTCATCGCCAGGCCGTCCGGCTCGCGCACCGTGGGCATGCCGACGATGTCCACGCCCAGGTGCAGGTCCCGGTTCATGGCCCGGATGACCTGGAGCTGCTGGTAGTCCTTCTCCCCGAACAGCGCCACCTCGGGGCGGAAGAGGCACAGCAGCTGGGTGACGATGGTGGCCACGCCGCGGAAGTGCCCGGGGCGCCGCGCCCCGCACAGCCCCTGGCTCACCTCCGTCACCTCCACATACGTCTCATACCCCGGCGGGTACATGACGGAGGGCTCGGGGGCGAACACGGCGTCGACCCCGGCGCTGGCGCACCGCGCCAGGTCCCCCTCCCAGTCCCGCGGGTAGCGCGACAGGTCCTCTTTGGGACCGAACTGGGTGGGGTTGACGAAGATGGAGGTGGCAACCCCGTCCGCGCGGCGGCGCCCCTCGCGCATGAGCGAGAGGTGCCCGTCGTGCAGGTACCCCATGGTCGGAACGAGCGCGAGCGTGCGCCCGTCCCGGCGCAGGGCTGCCCCCCACGCCTTCACCTCCGCCACGGTACGAAGAACCTGGGGGGCCATGGGACTAGACGGGGACTCCGTAGACGGGGCCCACCTTCTCCGCGGGCTCGGCAAGCTCCAGCTCCGGGGCGGCCTTGCTGGGCACCAGCCGCAGCGTCTTCGAGTGGAAGGAGTGCTCCGCGTCCGGGAAGGCGCCCGCGCGAATCTCGGAGAAGAACGCGCCCGCCGCCTCGGTGATGGAGCCGTGCATGTTCGCGTAGCGCTTGACGAACTTGGGCTTGAAGTCCGGGTTCATCCCCAGGAGATCGTAACAGACGAGCACCTGGCCATCGCAGTGCACGCCCGCGCCAATGCCGATGACGGGGATGCTCAGGCGCTGGGTCACCTGCTGGGCCAGCTCCGTGGGCACGCCCTCCAGCACCAGCGCGTAGGCCCCGGCGTGCTCCAGCGCGAGCGCGTCCTGGAGGATTTTCTCCGCGGCCTGCTCATCCTTGCCCTGCACCACGTAGCCGCCCATCTTGTGCACCGACTGGGGGGTGAGCCCCAGGTGCCCCATGACGGGGATGCTGGCGCGGGTGATGCCGGCCACCGCATCGGCGAACTCCGCGCCGCCCTCCAGCTTCACGCTGCCCACGCCGCCCTCGGCCACGAGCCGGCCGGCGTTGCGCACCGCGCTCTCCACCGACGTCTGGTAGCTCATGAAGGGCAGGTCCCCCACGATGTGGGACCGCTTGGCGCCGCGGCTGACGGCGGCGCAGTGGTAGACCATCTGGTCCATCGTCACGGGGAGCGTGGAGTCATGGCCCTGGAACACCATGCCCAGGGAGTCGCCCACCAGCAGGACGTCCGCGCCGGCCCGGTCCAGGATGTGTGCGAAGGTGGCGTCATAGGCGGTGACCATGCAGATCTTCTGGCCGCCCTGCTTCATGCGCTTCAGGGTATGGATGGTGACCTTGTCCTTCACGGTTCACCTCCTTGTGGGGTGAGGGTGTCAGGTGCTGCGATGTCGGCCTTCGCCGTCCCTGTGGGATCCGCGAGGCTTCCACCCGCACTCTAACGCCCTTCCGGGGCCGCTGGGGGTTTCTCTCACCGCCACGCCCCCTGGGCGCCGCCCTCCCGGCGCTACGCCCGCCTGCCTGGCGCCGCCTCGTGGTGGTGGATGCCGGGCAGGCGCGCGTTCTGGATGGACTGGACGAGCGCTTCCCGGTCTGTCTCGCTGTTCACGAAATCGATGTCCGAGGTATTCACCACGAGCAGCGGCGTCTCGGTGTAGTGCGAGAAGAACTCGTTGTAGGCGTGCACCAGCTCTTCCAGGTACCCGGCGTCGAACTTGCGCTCGAACTCCCGGCCGCGCTTCTTGATCCGGTGCAGCAGCACGTCCAGGCGGGCTTGCAGGTAGATGACCAGGTCCGGCTTGGTCACCCGGGGCCCCAGCGCCTCGAAGACCCGGTCATAGAGCGCCAGCTCCTGCGGGTCCAACGTGAGGCAGGCGAAGATGCGGTCCTTGGCGAACAGGTAGTCGCTGACCGTCACCGAGCTGAAGAGATCCTGCTGGAAGAGCTCCTGCTGCTGCCGGAAGCGCGACAGCAGGAAGAACGTCTGCGTCTGGAAGGCGTACTTCTGCCGGTCCGTGTAGAAGTGGGAGAGGAACGGGTTCTCCTCCACCACCTCCAGCACCCGGCGCGCGCGGAAGCGCTCGGCCAGGAGGTTGGAGAGGCTCGTCTTGCCCACGCCGATGGGCCCTTCGACGACGATGTAGCGGTTGTCCATCTGCGGCACCACAAAGCACGGGGCCGCTTTTCCAGCAACTTTCCTGGGTTCTTCGGGGCCGCGCTTGACGCTCCCGGGGCGTGTTCCGTAGGGTCCGCCAGCGATGCGCGGAAAGCAGCGGGCCAAGACGGTGGTGAACCTGGAAGCGCCGCGCAAGGCCGCGCCGCTCCAGAAGGCACCGCCCCCGCCCCCTGGTGAGACGGACCCGCTCTACGGCGTGGTGCTGCTCAAGGTGGCGCTCGAGCTCAAGCGCCGCAAGGAGGGCACCGTGGAGGAGATCCTCCGCGGCGTGCTGGCCCGCATGCGCATCCCGGAAGCCGACTTCCAGGCCTTCCTGAAGCAGCAGGGCGGGCGGCTGAAGGACCTCGGCCTGGGCGAGGGGTAACGGCCCCGCTCAGGCGCCTTGTGTCACGGGCCCCAGGCCCCGCTCCAGCGCGGCGAACTCCTCGGGCGACAGCGTCTCCGCGCGGCGCATTGGATCGATGCCCGCCGTCTCCAGCGCCTTCACGTACTGCTCGGGCGTGGCCAGCGTCCGGTCGGACTTGAGCGAGTTGAGCAGCGTCTTGCGGCGGTGGGCGAAGGAGGCCTTCACCACGCGCGTGAAGCGCTCCTCGTCCACCACGGGGGCGAGCGGCGAGGCCCGCCGCGTGAGCCGCACCACCGCCGAGTCCACCTTGGGCGGCGGGTGGAACAGGTGGGACTCCAGCGTGAAGAGGTGCTCGATGCCGAAGTGGAGCCCCAGCAGCACGGAGAGCAGCCCGTAGTCCCGCGTGCCCGGCTTGGCGGCGAGGCGCTCCACCACTTCCTTCTGGAGGGTGAAGACGGCCCGGGACACCTTCGCGCGCTGGTCCAACACCTGGAAGAGGATGGAGCTCGTCAGGTGGTACGGGAGGTTGCCCACCACGGCCACCTGCGGCACCCCGGCCACCTGCGCGAAGTCCACGGTGGCCGCGTTGCCCGCCACCACGCGCACGCCGGGGATGGCCTCCTTCTCCAGCACGGAGACCATGTCCCGGTCGCGCTCCACGGCGGTGACCTGCGCCCCGGTGGCCGCCAGGAACCGCGTGAGGTGCCCCAGCCCCGGGCCCAGCTCCACCACGGGCTCGCCCGCGCGCAGCTCCAGCGCATCGGCGATGTCTTCGAGGGCCTGCGCGTCCCCGAGGAAGTTCTGCCCCCAGCTGTACTTCGCGTGCAGCCCGTGCCGCTTGAGAATGTCGCGCGGAGATTCCACGTGTTCCTTTCTTACATCCGCCACGCCGGATCGGCGGCGAGCCGGACATCGCCGCGAAGCCCGCGGCGCCACGCCTCATACCCCGCAACGGCGATCATCGCCCCATTGTCCGTGCACAACCGCACGGGCGGCAGGTAGAGCCGGAGCCCCCGCTCCTGGGCCCGCTCCTGGCACAGCGAGCGCAGCCGCGAGTTGGCCGCCACCCCGCCGCAAATCACCAGCCGCTGGAGCCCCAGCCGCCGCGCCGCGGCGACGAACTTCCGCGACAGCGCATCGGCCACCGCCTCCTGGAACGAGGCGCACAGGTCCGCGAGCGCCTGCCCCTCGGGCACGCCGTGCTTGCGCACATGGTTCAGCACGGAGGTCTTCAGCCCCGAGAAGGACACGTCCAGGGTGTCCTGCTGGGGCAGCGCCCGGGGGAAGTGGATGGCCTCCGGGTTGCCCTTCTGCGCGAGCTGGTCGATGGGCAGGCCCCCCGGGTACGGCAGCCCGAGGATGCGCGCCGTCTTGTCATAGGCCTCGCCCGCCGCGTCGTCGCGGGTACTGCCGACGAGCCGGTACCGGCCGTAGTCCTGAACCTCGTAGAAGCTGGTGTGCCCGCCGGAGACGACCAGCCCGAGAAACGGCGGCTCGGGCGCATCCTCCAGCAGCCGGATGGCCAGCAGGTGCCCCTCCAGGTGGTTGGCGCCCACGAACGGCTTGCCCGTGGCGAAGCTGAGCGACTTGGCCACCTGCACCCCCACCAGCAGGGCGCCGATGAGCCCCGGCCCCGAAGTGACGGAGATGAGGTCCACATCGTCGAGCGTCTTGCCGGCCCGCGTCAGCGCCTCGTGCAGCACCGGCATGACCTGGACGATGTGGTTGCGGCTGGCAAGCTCGGGCACCACCCCACCCCACCGCCGGTGAATGTCCACCTGGGTGGAGACGACGTCCGAGAGCACGCGGCGGCCGTCCTCCACGAGGGCGGCGGCGGTCTCATCACAGCTGGTTTCCAGTCCGAGTACGAGCAAGGCGGCGATCTCCCAGGCCCTCCAGGGCCCGAGCCCTCTGCCGCCTAGTTGCTCCCCAACTGCTTGAGGGCAAGGCGGACATCCGAGGCGAACTTCCCGGAGGGCTCCAGCGCAAGGTACTTCTTATACGCCTTCACCGCCTGCGCATTCTGGCTGGTGACCTGGAGCGCCATGCCCAGGGCGAACCACGCCCGGGAGTTGGTGTCCTTCTCCTTCACCACGTCCTGCAGCAGCCGGACCGCCTCGCGGTAGGCGGAATCGCTGGTGCTGCCCATGACCAGCGAGAAGCCCAGGCCCTCGCGGGCCTCGTCCGAGGACGGCTTGAGCCGCAGCGCCCTGCGGTAGTTGCTCGAGGCCGCCTTGTAGCGCTCGTTCATGATGGCCGAGCGCGCCTGCTTGATGAAGTCCGAGTAGTCCCGCTCGGGATCCGCGGGCTTCGAGGCATCCTGGGGCGTGGGCTCGGCCGTGTCCTCTTCCTCGGCCGCCTCGGCGGCCTGCGCCGGGGGCGTGGGCGGCGTGGTGCCAGGCGTGCCGGGCGTGGGGGGCGCTTCCACCGGAGGCTTGGCCGCGAGGGCCGTGTCCGGTGAGGCAGCGCCCGCCTTCTCCTCGGGCCTCGGCGGCGCCTCGGCGGGCTTGGCCTGCGAGGACCCCTTGGCAGGAGGCGGCGCGGGAGACGGTTCGGCGGAGCCGCTGAGCCCCACCACCGCCGCGGCCACGGCGATCGCCACGATGCCCAGGCCAATGTAGAGCCCCGTGCGCTTGGGCTTCACGGCCTGGGAGAGCGCCTGCTCATCCACCCCACCGATCTTCTCCCCGGAGGCCTTCTTCGGAGGCGGCGAGCGAGGCGCCTCCTTCGCGGGGGCGTCCTTCTTGGGCGGCGCGGGGCGCGGCTCCGGGGCGGGTTTGAGGTCCAGCGTCGGCAGGGAGGCCGTGTCCTCTTTCGCCGCCGGCTTGGCGGGGGCCTTGGACTCGGACGCCTTGGACTCGGACGCCTTGGGCGGCTCGGACGGCTTGGTCTCGGGCGCCTTGGCGGCGGAGGGAGACGCCGCGGGGGCGCCGTGGCCCGGGTAGGGAGGCAGCGCCAGCTGCGGGGCCACTTCATCCACGCTGATCGGCTCGGCCACGGACTCCGGCTCCGGGGCGCTCACCAGCGTCACCTCGGACGAGGGCGGGGCCGGCGTGGGCGGCGGCACCGGAGGCACCGGGCTGGGCCCGATGGCGGCGCCCCCGAAGATGGGAGGACGGGACGCGGCGGCATCGGCCTCACTGACGCCCACCGGAGGGACCGCCGGAGGCGGCTCCGGAGACGGCTGCGGAGCAGGGGCGGCGGCCTGCGGGGCGGGGCTGCTGGACGGCGGGGCACTCCGGCCCGAGGGGGACCACGAGGGGATGGGCGCCCAGGTGCTCGCCGAGCCCAGGCCATCGGTGTCCACGCGGCTCCAGTCGAGCAGCAGGCTGCGCCGCGCATGCTCCTGGGCACGGTGCTCGGGAGGAGGCTCCACGAGGAACGCGGAAGACTCGGCCTTCGGCGCGGCGGCGCTGGGGGCAAAATCCGGCTCCACGGGCACACCGGGCCGCTTGGGCTTCGGCTGGAAGACGACGACGTTGGCCGGCTGCGCCGCCGCGGCCGGAGGCGTGGCGGGAGCCACCGGAGGCACCACCGCCGGAATGCTGGGCGGCGGCGCGGGCACCTCGGCGGCCGCAGCGGCCACGGGCGGAAGGGGCACGGGGGTGGCGACCGGCGGCGGCGGCTGGGGCGGCGCGGCGGGCACGGGCGCCGCGGCCTGAGCCGGGGCCGGCGGGGCCACGGGCTCCGGGGCGGCGGGGGGCGTGGCCGGGGCCGCGGGCGCAGGCGGGGCCACCGCGTGCAGCCACGCCTCGATGCCCGGCTTGCCGCTCTGGACGGGCTCCTGCGAGATGTTGCCCAGCTCGCGGATCAGCCCCTCGAAGTAGAGCTTGCTGATGATGCCGAGGGCGGCCAGGTCCTCGAAGTCCGAGTCCTCCACCACGCGGCTCAAGGTGCGCTTGCCGTCGAAGAGGCGCAGCAGGCCGTTCACCTCGTCGGGGATCTCCGACAGGCGCTCGGCGAGCTGGTGGTAGTCGATCTCGAACACCGTCTCGAGCGGCGGCAGCTGCTCGAGCATGCGGCCCCACTCGTCCAGCCGGCGCATGCCCTCCATGAGCAGGCCCTGGGTGGAGACCTCGATGCGCTCGGGGCGGTCCAGCGGGGTGAACTGCACCTCGAACTGGCCCTCGAAGGTGTTCAACATCCGGTAGAACGCGTTCTCTCCCTTGAGGCGCCCGAGCTCCGCGTCGATGACGCGGCCCTCCTTGAAGTAGATGGCGCCGATGCGCTCGCCCTGGATGGAGATAGCGCCCGTCTTGCGGCCGATCTCGAACGTCTGGACGAGGTCCACCACGCCCATGTCGGCCAGGCTGCCGCTGAAGCCGCCCTTGGTCGTCTCCCGCTTTTCGATCCGCTCCTTCTCCGCCTTCTGGAGGATCATCCGGACGCGGGTGACGATCTCTTTGATGTAGATCGGCTTCGTCAGGTAGTCGTCGCCGCCCAGCTCCAGACCCCGGACCTTGAACTCGACCGATTTCTGGTTGGTGAGGAAGACGAAGGGGATGGACTTGAAGCGCTCGTCGGACTTGAGCGCCTTGCAGAGCTCGAAGCCGTCCATCTCGGGCATCTTCGTATCGGCGAGCACGAGATCCGGCGGGCTGATCTGAACCTTCTCCAGCGCGTCCTTGCCATGGATCGCGGTCGTGACGGAGAAGCCGGCCTTCTTCAGGCTGACCTCCATCACGCGAAGGCTCTTCGCGTCACCATCGACCAGGAGCAGGTGCTGCTTGGCCACGTTCGGTTGCCTTTCGCTGCCCACGGCTTCAGGTGAGCCGGGCGCCGAGGAGTGGCGTGATGATCACGCCCCCTCTCCAGGCATGTCAATGGTTTGAGCCCCCCGGACGCCCCGCCGCTCTGGCCGGCGAACAGGCGGCCAGGCTGCGACTGTTCAGCGGAAGAGCCCCTTCTTGGGCGACGGGGTATTCTTCTTCCGCATTTCAATCAAACGGAGCTCCTGGTTGGCCTCCAGGTGCTTCGGGTTGGTGCGCACCGCCTCGCGGAAGTGGCGCTCGGCCCGGTCCATGTCCCCCTCCACCCGGGCGATGACGCCCAGCTGGTAGTGGGCCCGGTCACACTGTGGGTCCGCCTGGACCGCATCGGCCATCATCTGCTTGGCCTTGGCCACCTCGGCCTTGCGCTGGGGGTCCATGTAGAGCGCCCAGGCCCGGGCGGCCAGGTACAGCGCCTTGGGCGCCAGCGTGTAGGCCCGCTCGTAGTGCTCGGCCGCCGCCACGAAGTCCCGCTTGCGGAAGTAGACCTCGCCCATCTTGAACAGGTCGTCCGGGTTGTCGCTGGAGCCCGAGCGCACCGCGGGCGCGGACCCCGTGCCCGCGAACTTGGCCGCCGCGGCCTTCGCCTTCAGGCCCTCCACGTAGGAGGCCCGCTTGGCATCGTCGTGGAGGACCTCGTAGGCCTCGCGGATGGCATCGAAGACGGCGGTCATCTTCGGCGCCAGGTGCACCAGCGACGGGGGCAGCCGGTCCGGGTGGAACACCTTCGCCATGCTCAGGAAGGTGGCCTTCACCTGATCCTTCGGGGTGTCCTGGGGAATCCCCAGCACGGTGAAGTGGTCCCTGCGGCTCTGCAGCTCGGCGTAGCGCTGCTCGATCTGCTGCGCCAGCCCCAGCTCCGCGGCGCTCGGGGCCGCCAGCGGGGCTTCGGGGGGGCTGGCCACCGGCACGGGGCTCTCGGCCACGGCGCCCGTGGGGCTCTCGGGCCGGGCGCCCAGAGCCCCCATGTTCTCCATGGCCCGGCGCAGCAGGCGCTGGCGCCTCAGCTTGGCCTCGTCGTCCGGATTGGAGGGGTCTCCCGCCACGTCGTCCTCGTTGAAGTCCCAATCATCCAGACCGCTCAGGTCGTCATCAGCGGCTTGAGCGGTTCCGGCAGGGATGCCCGGTGCAGTCTGTCCAGTTGCCGTTCCCTTGTCATCAGGGGGCAACAGGAAACCTCCAGGCGCGGGCTCGGCCGCCGCCTCGACGGTGGCCTCCACGGGCAGCTCGAACCCGGCCGCCCCCGCGTTGACGAGGCTCTCCAGGTGGGAGTCCACCTGATTCAGCGCGGCCTCGAACGAGGACGAGAAGTCCTCGGGGCCCTCGCCCTGCTCGAAGGTCACGATGCGCCAGAGGTCATCCTCCCCGGCCCGGGCAGGCGTCCCACCCGCCTTCGAGGCAGGGGGCGCCAAGGCCACGTCCTCGGAGACCGTCTCCGGCGGCGCGAGGGCCGCCACAGGGGCTGGAGGGGCTGCCGGCGGTGCCGCGTTCTCGCCAGGGGGGACCAGGTCGCTCCACACATCCTGCTCCAGGTCGACTTCCCCGGGGGCCGGGGCCGAAGCACTCCGGGCAGGAGACGGCGGGGTGCGCCCGGAGGAGGAGGACGGCTCCAGATCATCGATGAGCCACTCCTCGGC
The sequence above is a segment of the Stigmatella aurantiaca genome. Coding sequences within it:
- the panC gene encoding pantoate--beta-alanine ligase, whose protein sequence is MAPQVLRTVAEVKAWGAALRRDGRTLALVPTMGYLHDGHLSLMREGRRRADGVATSIFVNPTQFGPKEDLSRYPRDWEGDLARCASAGVDAVFAPEPSVMYPPGYETYVEVTEVSQGLCGARRPGHFRGVATIVTQLLCLFRPEVALFGEKDYQQLQVIRAMNRDLHLGVDIVGMPTVREPDGLAMSSRNAYLSPDERKRALAISRGMGKAQALFQAGTGEVPALLEAVREELRAADLREDYVELVDAERLTPLASVRPGQPARLLVAAFCGATRLIDNQPLGG
- the panB gene encoding 3-methyl-2-oxobutanoate hydroxymethyltransferase codes for the protein MKDKVTIHTLKRMKQGGQKICMVTAYDATFAHILDRAGADVLLVGDSLGMVFQGHDSTLPVTMDQMVYHCAAVSRGAKRSHIVGDLPFMSYQTSVESAVRNAGRLVAEGGVGSVKLEGGAEFADAVAGITRASIPVMGHLGLTPQSVHKMGGYVVQGKDEQAAEKILQDALALEHAGAYALVLEGVPTELAQQVTQRLSIPVIGIGAGVHCDGQVLVCYDLLGMNPDFKPKFVKRYANMHGSITEAAGAFFSEIRAGAFPDAEHSFHSKTLRLVPSKAAPELELAEPAEKVGPVYGVPV
- a CDS encoding deoxynucleoside kinase — encoded protein: MDNRYIVVEGPIGVGKTSLSNLLAERFRARRVLEVVEENPFLSHFYTDRQKYAFQTQTFFLLSRFRQQQELFQQDLFSSVTVSDYLFAKDRIFACLTLDPQELALYDRVFEALGPRVTKPDLVIYLQARLDVLLHRIKKRGREFERKFDAGYLEELVHAYNEFFSHYTETPLLVVNTSDIDFVNSETDREALVQSIQNARLPGIHHHEAAPGRRA
- the rsmA gene encoding 16S rRNA (adenine(1518)-N(6)/adenine(1519)-N(6))-dimethyltransferase RsmA is translated as MESPRDILKRHGLHAKYSWGQNFLGDAQALEDIADALELRAGEPVVELGPGLGHLTRFLAATGAQVTAVERDRDMVSVLEKEAIPGVRVVAGNAATVDFAQVAGVPQVAVVGNLPYHLTSSILFQVLDQRAKVSRAVFTLQKEVVERLAAKPGTRDYGLLSVLLGLHFGIEHLFTLESHLFHPPPKVDSAVVRLTRRASPLAPVVDEERFTRVVKASFAHRRKTLLNSLKSDRTLATPEQYVKALETAGIDPMRRAETLSPEEFAALERGLGPVTQGA
- the tsaD gene encoding tRNA (adenosine(37)-N6)-threonylcarbamoyltransferase complex transferase subunit TsaD, which produces MLVLGLETSCDETAAALVEDGRRVLSDVVSTQVDIHRRWGGVVPELASRNHIVQVMPVLHEALTRAGKTLDDVDLISVTSGPGLIGALLVGVQVAKSLSFATGKPFVGANHLEGHLLAIRLLEDAPEPPFLGLVVSGGHTSFYEVQDYGRYRLVGSTRDDAAGEAYDKTARILGLPYPGGLPIDQLAQKGNPEAIHFPRALPQQDTLDVSFSGLKTSVLNHVRKHGVPEGQALADLCASFQEAVADALSRKFVAAARRLGLQRLVICGGVAANSRLRSLCQERAQERGLRLYLPPVRLCTDNGAMIAVAGYEAWRRGLRGDVRLAADPAWRM
- a CDS encoding response regulator, translated to MAKQHLLLVDGDAKSLRVMEVSLKKAGFSVTTAIHGKDALEKVQISPPDLVLADTKMPEMDGFELCKALKSDERFKSIPFVFLTNQKSVEFKVRGLELGGDDYLTKPIYIKEIVTRVRMILQKAEKERIEKRETTKGGFSGSLADMGVVDLVQTFEIGRKTGAISIQGERIGAIYFKEGRVIDAELGRLKGENAFYRMLNTFEGQFEVQFTPLDRPERIEVSTQGLLMEGMRRLDEWGRMLEQLPPLETVFEIDYHQLAERLSEIPDEVNGLLRLFDGKRTLSRVVEDSDFEDLAALGIISKLYFEGLIRELGNISQEPVQSGKPGIEAWLHAVAPPAPAAPATPPAAPEPVAPPAPAQAAAPVPAAPPQPPPPVATPVPLPPVAAAAAEVPAPPPSIPAVVPPVAPATPPAAAAQPANVVVFQPKPKRPGVPVEPDFAPSAAAPKAESSAFLVEPPPEHRAQEHARRSLLLDWSRVDTDGLGSASTWAPIPSWSPSGRSAPPSSSPAPQAAAPAPQPSPEPPPAVPPVGVSEADAAASRPPIFGGAAIGPSPVPPVPPPTPAPPSSEVTLVSAPEPESVAEPISVDEVAPQLALPPYPGHGAPAASPSAAKAPETKPSEPPKASESKASESKAPAKPAAKEDTASLPTLDLKPAPEPRPAPPKKDAPAKEAPRSPPPKKASGEKIGGVDEQALSQAVKPKRTGLYIGLGIVAIAVAAAVVGLSGSAEPSPAPPPAKGSSQAKPAEAPPRPEEKAGAASPDTALAAKPPVEAPPTPGTPGTTPPTPPAQAAEAAEEEDTAEPTPQDASKPADPERDYSDFIKQARSAIMNERYKAASSNYRRALRLKPSSDEAREGLGFSLVMGSTSDSAYREAVRLLQDVVKEKDTNSRAWFALGMALQVTSQNAQAVKAYKKYLALEPSGKFASDVRLALKQLGSN